The Cynocephalus volans isolate mCynVol1 chromosome 1, mCynVol1.pri, whole genome shotgun sequence region tgccgaggccgtgggtttggatcctgtgtagggatggctggtgtgctcactggctgagagtggtgtggACCActccgtgccaagggttgcgatccccttaccggtcaaaaacaaaaacaaaaggaaaaataaacaaacaaacaattaaacaaaaaaaccttgTCTGCACTGCTTCATTTGGGACCTTGGGTGGGGGAATCCTAAACCTCTGAACATTCAGTGCACTTCTCTTGTACAGCTGATGATCACTATAACTCTCTAGCCGTTAAGTGTGCTGGGAAGAGTCAAGGAACACggagcctggcacagagtcagCCCTGATAGGGTGTTGGTATGGAAAAGAGGGAGAAACACCCACCCCAAATGGCTCCAGACTGTTGACAGGTGTTTCAACTTCATGGTCCTGTTTCTTATAAAATGGGTTCATTTACTAATAACAACTGCTTTTACTGTAGCCCGTACTATGTGCCCTGTACCACTGCAGTAGCCTTCCATCACTAATCCCTaaaaggggatctgaactctgaTCTGGCCTACCCCAAATCCAACCACTTAATCCCCATGCTCCATTGCCTCCCGGCGGGCCCTGccttttcctcccccccccccccccccccgaccggGTGCATTTTGGGGAGACCCCCCGAGTCTGGGAGTGGGAACCCAGGAGCCCTGGGCCTGGGCCCTGGCGTCTCGCTGCCCTGCCCTCAGGCCCCagacagaggaagggagagagcagTGGACAAGGGGCCGGCTGCGGCTGGTCCAGCTGCTCCCAGCCTGGAAGCTGCTTAGGTTCCGGGTTCCCACCGGGGCCAAGTGAAACACCTGATCCCGGGGGATTGTGAAATGGCATGTAGTGGCAGCCCGCCCCGCGCCGTCCGCCGAGCTCTCTTACTCCTCCTTCCCGGCTCGGCCCCGCCCTTGCCCCACGCCCCCAGCGCGCGGTTAAATCCCCCCGGCCCGCGGCGGCTCACACCGCACCCCGCCCCAGCGCAGCACCATGCCCGTCTGTCGCCTCGGCCCGCTGGCCGCCGCCCTCCTTggcctgctgctgctgggcctgCGCCCAGTCACAGGCGAGTGAGGCGGGGGGAGGCCGGGCGCCCAGAGGGGCCGAGCCTCGAGAGAGCGCGGGGACAGAGCCTCGCtcggggctggggaagggggggTTCCTGGGGCGGAAGCGAGGAGACCCATGAAGACTCAACTTTGGGGACCGGGCCCAAAGCTGTTGAGCCTTGGAGCTTAGGGTGTGGGGTGCAGTGTGCTGGAGGTGGGGACACCGCTGAAGACTGAAATTTGGTGGTGGGGGGGCTCTGGGCTGAAGACGGAGACTCAGGCTGAAGGGGGACGGCCTCTGTGGAGACATCACAAGTTTCTAAATGCTCAGTTGTGCGGGGTTCCATAAGGACGGAGATTTGAGGGCTGTGAGGTCAAGGGTTAGGGAACTCCTGTATCCCCAGAGACTCCGGGTCTGCAGATGGAGCCCTCTGGGAATTCCTGGGAGAATTCCTTGGAGTTGAGATTTTGGGAGCAGGAGGCGGGCATCCTCTGCGACTGGGGCTCcgtcacctcccacccccactgacCGTCCCCCTGCCTCTCCTCCCAAGCACAGGAGCGGAGAAAGCCGGCGTGTGCCCCCAGCTGCAGGAGACCGCGCAGTGTACGCAGGAGTGCGTCTCGGACAGCGAGTGCGCGGGCAACCTCAAGTGCTGCCGGGCCGCCTGCTCCAGCGTCTGCTCTGTGCCCAATGGTAACCCCGCGGCGACCCGCGCGGGCTGGGAGGAGGCGGGGGCGCCCGGTTCCGGGAAGAGGGGCGGCGCCGGACCCGGGGACCCCAGGGAAGGTCGAGGCGGCTGAAACCAGATCCGCCCGTGCTCTCCCTGGCCTGGCCCCGGGGGAGACAAAGGCGTTGCTGAAGCGCAGCCGAGGGGGAGGGAGGCGCCCCCACCCCAGCTGGAGCCGACTCTCTGGTGCATGACGGGCTTCCGGGACGCACAGTCCGGACGTTATTCAAGGCGGCCGTCCAGGGGCCCTGGGGACCCGCAGTTTCCTCCTCGGACCTGCTGGAGCGTGCGGGGAAGCCCAGGACTAGCGTCCGAGCTGGGTCCCGAGGCCCGGGCGCTGACTCCTCTCTGAGTCCCAATCCTGGGGCTTCCCCCACCTCGGGAGGAAGGGCTGGGAGCGCCTTGCCTGGCCCTTCTGCCCGGATTCGTTCCTCTGTCCAGGCTGAAAGGAGCTTTACAGATTGGGAAAGTGCCCAGCTCATCTTAAAGATGTGGAAGTGAGCGTCAGAAGGAGAAACGTTCTTGTCCATGGTCACGCTGTCAGTGGCTGCAGGAGACGTAGTGAGGGTTCAGCTGTTGCCTTTCCCGCTTGTTGGCTGGGTGGTTTGAAGAAAGTCGGGACACCTTATCCTTATCCCCCTTCCTCGTCTTTAAAACAATCTCTTCCACCCTAAGGACTGAGTGAGAGAGAGCTTGTGTGCTCCATCAAGCGTACTTGCCACAACTCGAGTCTCTCCACCGAGTTGGGGGGACTCTGATCAGAGCAGGAAGTGGCCTTAAACAGCCTGTATTCTAAGCTGCTCGTTTTCCAGAGGGAAAAACAGGATTGGAGGCAGGGATATGACCTGGGAGGGGGGGGTACCCAGATACTGTATCTACTGGTCTTTATCCAGAATACAAcccctgtgatttttcctgttTGTTATTTCCCCAAAGATGCCAGCACAGGCTGGGAAGGTTTTAATTAAGAAACCCAGATGTGAATGATCAAAGAGGTGAAAGGCGGAGGGAGGACTGGCCCACCAGCTTCTGGGTCTGGAGGTTCCTAATTGGGACCACAGAGAAGAGGACCAGAAAGAGAGATGGCGATtgggagagaaagcaagaggcagacagacagatgaGAGAGGTGGAGGGGCAAAAGACCCTCTTTGCTGTGAGGTGTCTGAAGAGCTTGTTCTCTTGTCTCAGATGGGCAGACTGAGGCAGGAAGAGGTACAAGGCCAGGTGACCTCTTGAGCCAGGGAGGGAGCCTGGAGGTTTGAATCCTAGTTTTGCTGTGTCCTAGTTGTGTGattgcaaaatgggaatgataatcgTAAACGTTACAGGATTGACATGAGGGCTAAATGAAGTAATACATGTAAAGGGCCTCATAGGTGAGTAGATACTGTATACACAGTGGCTTGTTTTGTTAGTAAACCATTCCCTTACTTATTCCCTTTTGTCCCAGGGCAGCCCAGTGTTGAGAGATCCTACCCTTTTCAAGGGAATGGATTTCTTTGTACTAGGAAATCAGGACTCTGTCAGCCACTCTCATCATCCTCTGCAGCTAATCACTCAGTTCTGTGACAGTGTTTTACTTTTGGCTGGGCCTGGCTCCCCTCTCCCTGACTTAGGTGgggtgtgcgtgtatgtgtgcgcgtgtgtgagCGTAAATGGAAGTTAGAAGGCTGAGCTCAAATATTGGTTTTACTTCTGATCAACAGTGTAGTGTTGGATAAccccttcacctctctgtgcctcattttcccaaTCTGTAACATAAATGAACATGGTTCGAAAAGTCCCCTTCAGAGGAAATATTTGATGTGAGGACTAAAGGAGATAATAGGTTTCCACAGAGATTATTGTAAGTGACACATCTCTGCAGCGTTAgctgttagtgtgtgtgtgttagtggaAGAATGTGTCATTTCATCTGTGCAGgaatggatgtgtgtgtgtggaaggccATGGTGTTGAGTGATTGTAACTGGGAGTGAGTCTGTGTGAGTGAGTGAAGATTGTGAGTGTGTAACCCCTCACATGTTCACTGCACTTTACAGTGTACGAAGCAGCATAATATTACATAGTGGTTCACAcgcagactctggagccagatttcctggagttcaaatcctgcctcaaTCCTGTAATACCTTAGGCAAATTCCTTAACctcttggtgcctcagtttccttatctgtaacaaAGGAAATATTAATGGGCCCCTCCTCCACTTTTAGGATGATTGGGAAGATTGGATGAGTTAATTTGTATATGCCAAGTGCTTAAcataatgcctggtacatagtgggAGCTAATTAAGTGTTCACTGTTATAattactcattattattattacaaagtaGTTTGATCTTTCAGGGAGAAATAATATGTGTTTGTCTCCACTGCTTTCCTAACAACCCCATGATGTGAGTGGGACTGATTCCCTGTGACACCTAAACACACTTGGCTCTGGGAGATATCTGGGCCTCAGCCACAAAgttagaaaatggcagagctgggactcaaacttTGGtcctctgattccaaaaccatttgggagcaggaggagggctTTGCAGATCTTCCTGGGGCCCCTGAATGCAGCTCAGGCTCCCAAGAGTGATGCAGGCAGGCAGCTCTGCTGTTTGTGAAGCCAGGGTGAGGGGCAGCAAGGATCATGCTTAGGTAAGTGTTCTCCCGCATCCCCTCGGCCCACCTGCCCTTACTCCTTTTCTACCCAGAAAAGCAGGGTTCCTGCCCACAGATAAAAGCTAACTACCCCCAGCTCGGCATCTGCTTCGACCAGTGCCAGGTGGACAGCCAGTGTTCTGGCCAGATGAAATGCTGCCGCAACGGCTGCGGGAACATGTCCTGCCTCACACCCACGTTCTGaggtgggtgggagtgggggcggAGGAGAAGAGGCACATTGATGCCCAGGTGTGATGGTATCTGCAGCAGGTTGATAAGGAAGACCTGGGGCAAACAGACTACTGCTCATGTATCTGTCCATTTactttcattcactcaacaaatgtttattgagcatctctcGTGTGCTGCACACCGCTTAGGTGCTGGACTCCCGAGTGAACAAATCAGACAAAAATGTTGCTCTGATGGTGTTTATGTTCTAGTGCGTGATACAGTAAATAAGCAAGTAGATTTTGTCGTATGTTAGAAGGAGATAAGTGCCATGAGAAAAGGAAGCCGGAGAATGGGGATAAGGAGTACAGGTAGTGCGGGGAAAGTGAGGAGCGGTATTGCTTTTTTTATGTGGGGCAGTCAGTGAAGGCCCTACCGAGAAGGTGGCATTTGGACAAAGACTTGGTGGAAATGAGGGAAGGAGCTGTGGGGATATCCAGGGAGAGTGTTGTGGGCAGAAGGGACAGCAGGTGTGAAGGCAGGAGCATCCCTGGGGCACTTCAGGAAGAGCCAGAAGGCTGGAGCCAAGCGAGCAGGGAAAGGTAAtaagaagagagagcaagaggcaAGTGGAGAGTGGGGCAGCTCATTTGGGGCCTTACAGGCCATGGTAAGGACTTTGGTCTTGACCCAGAGATGTTGCACCCTTGGAAAGGGAAGTGGTCTGGCTGACTTGCTGTGTGGAGAAGAGACTGTAGAGGGGTGGGGCGAACCCAGGGAGACCCATTGGGAGGCTCCTGTGAGAGACCAGGTGAGAGATGACCTGGACCAGGATGGAAGCAGGGGAGAGAAGTGGCTGGGCCTGGAACATATGTGAAGGTAGGTGGGGCAATATTTGCTGGTGAATTGGGCtgtgagagaaagagatgatCTCCTTTGTTTAACAGACAAATAAGtcaggagctgggggcaggggtggggtggggagcagctgTATCCTGGGGGAGGGGACAATGGCTGGAGGGATTGGGGGGTAGGAAGCTCTTTCATTGGTTAGTGGGAAGCAGGAGAAGAGTTAATCTTTACCTTCGCCAAAGAGCTTGGCTTTGCAGAACAAACATAGCAGAGATCGGTCAACTTTAGTTCAGTTCATCAAATGTGTATTTGAAGTGTCAAGGACTTATTCTGTGACAGGCCAGGGCTAAATTCAGCAAAGGAAAAGATTGTGGAGCCTCCCTTCCccatagttaaaaacaaaacaatactaagttataaagtaagaataaagaagtaaagggagaaaaaaaaagaaaaaaaaaaccaatgaagCCAATGCTTAGACTGCCAATTGGGCGACCCAGCACTGGGCCACAAGCTCTGTGCTCAGTGCTGGGACAGAAAGGTGACCACTGCCCGCCCTAGAGCTTGCAGTCCAGTGGCtgaggtggatggatggagggtgGATCCTCCCCGAGTCTGTAGTCAGTGCCTTGTGAGAGTTGTGGGAAACAGGAGGAAATGGGCAGAGGTGGGGGTAGGATGGAGGAGAGACAcagggaaggctgcctggaggGGCGGCCCAGAGCCAGTCCTAAAAGATGAGTAAAAGGTAGGTAGTCTGAAGTGCAGCGGGGAGGTTCAGGCATAGGGAACAGAACGAGCAAGAACTTGGAAGTGCCCTTTGGTTGAAATCTCTTTGTTGTCCTGTGCTACATTTCACAAGAGCTCAGCAAAGGAACCTGAAGATCACTAATTCCAATGgtgcacagatgaggaaacggaagcccagagaggggggTGTGCTCTTTAGTGCTTCAGAGGGAACCACGGTCGCCCCAGGGCCCAGAGCTCTGCAACAATGCCAACCACCTCTTGCTTCCATGAGTGCAAACTGCAGGGGTGGGCTTTGCAGTCAGGAAGACCCGGGTTCACGTTTCACCTCCCTAAGccacaattatttttgtttataaaatgggGCTTACCAGGACCTAGTTTATGCTAAGGAATGAAGGCATGGTGAAAGTTTCTGGTGGTAGAGGGATTCTTATGGAGATGAAAGGTCATGCTCCTCAAGAAGGCCACAGTGGTCAGTTGGGACCATGATAGGCCTAGGGGTGTCCTGGGGATGGTCTGAAGCAGAGAGGATGAGTATAGAATgtgcagagaaatgcaaatagagCCCCAAGAAGGGAAGGCCTtgctggggtggggtgcagggtggTGGTTGTTGGTTGAGGGATTAAGCTGCAGTTACCCTTCCCCAGTATGATGGATATTGTTGTTGAtggtattattgtgattttcctcctccagctccagccACCACCAGCctgaggagtggggagaggaagttTCTGCCTGGCCCTGCCTTTGGCTCAATCCTAGCTGCTCTCCCCTCTTTCTGGCCTCTGCCATTCCCTCCTGGGCTGACTACAGCTTCTCCCTTTTCCAACCAATAAAGTGACTGCTTTCAGCACATTCTGTTCCTGTCTCCACTTACTTGGGTtgaggtgggtgggtgagtggaggGGCAACCAGATCATCCAGGCACCAAGTCCAGGGAGGGACCAACTCTGAAACAAAGAACACAAATCCAGGGCTTCTCTCATGTGCTAGCACTTTCCTGGTGGATGCTCACACCAACTCTGTGAGTATGGCTTTTACTCCCCCAGGatgatggatgagaaaactgaggctcagagaggtgctgGAATGTCTCCAAAGTCACTCAGAATCATTGCCAGGCATTTTGATAATAGTAGCAGCAGGTACTAGTGCCAGACACAGTGCTTAGGAGATTTGCTTATGAGATCTCCTGGCTCCTCAAAGCAGTCCTCAGAGAAGTTAGTAACAGACTGGGACTCCATGAGGTTACTTGCCTGTGGCCACACAGGAAAAAATGGTAATGGCAGTGtcctttgttgttgtttaaagATGGTagtgtgactggttgtgggagtggggtccagtccctggctccatacctcagatccctgggcaggcccaAAGACactggcaatgtgcctggttgaCCCGAGGCATGTGCcagggagcatgccaaaaacatcacctccatgtgggtggcctgccacagctgccacaaaagtgggtagatgccacaaccaccatgaagatggtccaccagccactggagtgcattgacacaaggaaagtcaccagcagagactaaagaaaagaagagcatatttctctccacaaagcccattccagagtgacagaagaagcatctgctctatgataatattgggggacctgaacacacctcttagcattggacagatcatctaggcaacaaatcaacagagtaaccattactctttcagaaggagagaagaaatctagggttatcagtggtgggatgggggagggagaggggtatagggagagattggacaaggggcataaagaataagtacgatttgtaacaatatacatacaagtaatattgatttgatcaacatatgtcaacagtgaaccctcaaaatatgtatatttacatattaaaaccAGGGAATTGTTTTGTACTGTGAGGGAAAGACTAGCCTCAATCCACAGCTCCCTTCAAGGCCCCCAAAACTTTATTTCCAGTGGTAGTTCTGGCAAGGTCTGCATCCAAAGAGCAGGTGAAGGCACAAGTTGGCCACTAATGCTTACTACACTGTTTTACTACAGTCACCTATGCTTGACCTTCATAGATTTTATCCATGCCAAACCTACTGAGACTCCTGCAGAGCAGCAGCAGGTCAGTACAATATGCTGCAGTATAATTTGTCTGGCCAACCTTCACACCATGCTTTGAGAGTTCCTAAGACTACGTTGTGCAGACTATCATATCCCCTTCTACACAGGCAAAAACAGCCTGACAAATGATATCTCTGCTGGTTACACAGACTATCATCCTGTGTTTGGGAGTGTTGCACTTATTTCTATCCAAGGTTACCAAGCATTTATGAGCATAAGTAATCAGTTTTACCTTCTTGTGTTCTAAATTCCACTTGGTATCTCTTAAACCAGGCTTTATTCTTGACAATTTAACAAACCCCATCCTGTTGAACACAGACCCACATCCGCAGCTTGACACAGATCTGCAGGTTCAGCAGCGCTCCTGGGGAAAAACCCTAGgacctttttctctttattcttttggatcaacttttttaaaaaaaaatgaaccatttggttatacatatttctgggatgctgagttgactatcaatatttgtgtacaatatgtgatgattaaatcagaataattagcatattcatctttaCTAAATGTAATaattgtgttcattaaccaatttctccctaaacttcctccccctgcctctttcctacctctagtaaccatagttctgttctctcattctggaagttcaacatattattgtgcttgattcctt contains the following coding sequences:
- the WFDC2 gene encoding WAP four-disulfide core domain protein 2 isoform X1, which encodes MPVCRLGPLAAALLGLLLLGLRPVTGAEKAGVCPQLQETAQCTQECVSDSECAGNLKCCRAACSSVCSVPNEKQGSCPQIKANYPQLGICFDQCQVDSQCSGQMKCCRNGCGNMSCLTPTF
- the WFDC2 gene encoding WAP four-disulfide core domain protein 2 isoform X2; the protein is MPVCRLGPLAAALLGLLLLGLRPVTGAEKAGVCPQLQETAQCTQECVSDSECAGNLKCCRAACSSVCSVPNAPATTSLRSGERKFLPGPAFGSILAALPSFWPLPFPPGLTTASPFSNQ